In Prochlorococcus marinus str. MIT 1214, one DNA window encodes the following:
- a CDS encoding tetratricopeptide repeat protein: MRKINVIKRRTDQKQEGSKGKTFPVPFALEAIKDNISITTNTPSSPSKPSKEQIIKQAFEFHSQGNISEASKYYQYFIQQGFKDYRVFSNYGVILNDNGKSEEAEKLQREAIEINPNFAEAYYNLGIILKDLGNLKEAELSTRKAIQIDPNFAEAYYNLGSILKDLGNLKEAELSTRKAIQILPNYAEAHLNLGIILKDLGRLEDAELSARKAIELGPDFAEAHCNLGNILIAMDKSDEAEVYMRKAIKIKPNFAEAYSSLGNILINMDKLIDAKSSIRKAIKLNPNFAEAHCSLGKIFADLGKLQDAEISTRRAIELNPDFAQAHFNLGNILEDLGKSEDAALENKKGIDIDFLNNINLKFKATCLRNFRHSQSQFRQDLFALSELNFKEKGFFVEFGSCDGFIGSNSYLLEKFFNWNGILAEPATFWHKELKKNRSVKIETKCVWRSSGEDIFFNEPSTFKQMGSIESFYNTKKEYIEETKRYIVKTISLLDLLDINKAPKNIDYLSIDTEGSEYEILKAFDFERYRFKVITCEHNFTPMREKIYYLLTKKGYERKFTNISRVDDWYVLVE, encoded by the coding sequence ATGAGAAAAATAAATGTGATCAAGAGAAGAACAGATCAAAAGCAAGAAGGATCTAAAGGAAAAACATTCCCAGTTCCATTTGCTTTAGAAGCAATTAAAGACAATATTTCTATTACCACTAATACACCCTCAAGTCCATCTAAACCATCCAAAGAACAAATCATTAAACAGGCATTTGAATTTCATTCACAAGGAAATATTTCAGAAGCATCAAAATATTATCAATATTTTATTCAGCAAGGATTCAAAGATTACAGAGTTTTTTCTAATTATGGAGTCATATTGAATGATAATGGGAAATCAGAAGAGGCAGAAAAATTACAACGAGAAGCAATTGAAATCAACCCAAATTTCGCAGAAGCCTATTATAATCTAGGAATCATTTTAAAAGATCTCGGCAATTTAAAAGAAGCAGAATTATCAACTCGTAAAGCGATTCAAATCGACCCGAATTTCGCAGAAGCTTATTATAATCTAGGAAGCATTTTAAAAGATCTCGGCAATTTAAAAGAAGCAGAATTATCAACTCGTAAAGCTATTCAAATCCTTCCTAATTACGCTGAAGCGCATTTAAACTTAGGAATTATATTAAAAGATCTCGGAAGATTAGAAGATGCAGAATTGTCTGCTCGTAAAGCAATTGAATTGGGTCCTGATTTCGCAGAAGCCCATTGCAATTTAGGTAATATATTGATTGCTATGGACAAATCAGACGAAGCAGAAGTATATATGCGCAAAGCAATTAAAATCAAACCTAATTTCGCAGAAGCGTATTCCAGTTTAGGTAATATATTGATTAATATGGATAAATTAATCGATGCAAAATCATCAATAAGAAAAGCGATTAAACTGAATCCTAATTTCGCAGAAGCCCATTGCAGTCTAGGAAAGATATTTGCAGATCTTGGCAAATTACAAGACGCAGAAATATCAACACGTAGAGCAATTGAACTTAATCCTGATTTTGCTCAGGCACATTTCAATTTAGGAAATATTCTGGAAGATTTAGGCAAATCGGAAGATGCAGCTTTAGAAAATAAAAAAGGTATTGATATAGATTTCCTCAATAACATTAATTTGAAATTTAAAGCAACTTGTTTAAGAAACTTTCGCCACTCTCAATCACAATTCAGACAAGACTTATTTGCTCTCAGTGAATTAAACTTTAAAGAAAAAGGATTTTTTGTAGAATTTGGATCATGTGACGGTTTTATTGGTTCTAATTCTTATCTATTAGAAAAATTCTTTAATTGGAATGGAATATTAGCTGAACCTGCGACATTCTGGCATAAGGAATTGAAAAAGAATCGATCTGTAAAAATAGAAACTAAATGTGTATGGAGATCTTCAGGAGAGGATATCTTCTTTAATGAACCTTCAACTTTTAAACAAATGGGTTCAATAGAAAGTTTTTATAACACTAAGAAAGAATACATTGAGGAGACAAAAAGATATATAGTTAAAACAATATCATTATTAGATTTATTAGATATAAATAAGGCCCCAAAGAATATAGATTATTTATCTATTGATACAGAAGGTAGTGAATATGAAATTTTAAAAGCTTTTGATTTTGAAAGATATAGATTTAAAGTGATTACTTGTGAACATAATTTCACTCCTATGCGGGAAAAAATCTATTATCTTTTAACAAAAAAAGGTTATGAAAGAAAATTTACAAATATATCGAGAGTGGATGATTGGTATGTATTAGTTGAATGA
- a CDS encoding tetratricopeptide repeat protein has translation MQDIILINTCLLKKNVTERKAAQKQEGSKGKTFPVPFTLEPIKDNISITTTTPASPSKPSKEQIIKQAFEFHSQGNISEASKNYQYFIQQGFKDYRVFSNYGVILNDAGNLQEAELSYRKAIELKPDFAEAYSNLGNVLRDLGNLEDAELSQRKAIELKTDFAEAHYNLGNVLRDLGNLQDAELSQRKAIEIKPDYAEAHSNLGNVLRDLGNLQDAELSQRKAIEIKPDYAEAYSNLGNVLRDLGNLQGAEQFTRKAIEIKPDFANAYLNLGSISKDLGNLKDAELSYRKAIEIKTDFAEAHSNLGNVLRDLGNLKDAEQFTRKAIEIKPDYAEAHSNLGNVLRDLGNLKDAEQFTRKAIEIKPDFANAYLNLGSISKDLGNLQDAELSYRKAIEIKTDFAEAHYNLGNVLRDLGYLKDAELSYRKAIEIKPDFANAYLNLGSILKDLGYLQDAEQLTRKAIEIKPDFAEAYSNLGNVLRDLGKSNEAVKLQREAIQLKPDFAEAFSNLGSVLLDLGKLNEAELSTLKAIQLKPDFAEAYYNLGLILKDLSNFDNAITHFKEALKLNNKLSMAKASLIETKGIICDWSDQDIQTNWIKNLGIEGSSVSPYALLYFEDNPLNHLERSKKFFKEKYPRPTKHIKSSQKNIIHIGYFSADFRTHPVMQLIAPILELHDKSRFKIYLYSFVPKEDEYTERARKSGCIFRDISKLNNIEAVSLAREDQIDIAIDLMGYTKHNRFSIFSSRVAPIQINYLGHPASLGSDVVDYLIADKIIIPDDDEKFYSEKILRMPNCWLCNDDKIKKEDESISRKDFKLPEKGFIFTCFNNNIKITKKEFDIWMRLLKGIKGSVLWLKKPNKFAIDNLYREAEKRSVDPKRLIFATKVPFDLHLARLSLGDLGLDTFNFNGHKTTSDALCAGLPTLTKSGEHFAARVSSSLLTSIGLPELITYDENHYEETALRLASNHNELFKLKSKLQRLKNKSSLFNAKLYTKDLENIYLNLLQK, from the coding sequence GTGCAAGATATAATCTTAATTAATACTTGTTTATTAAAAAAAAATGTGACCGAGAGAAAAGCAGCTCAGAAGCAAGAAGGATCTAAAGGAAAAACATTCCCAGTTCCATTTACTTTAGAACCAATTAAAGACAATATTTCTATTACCACTACTACACCCGCCAGTCCATCTAAACCATCCAAAGAACAAATCATTAAACAGGCATTTGAATTTCATTCACAAGGAAATATTTCAGAAGCATCAAAAAATTATCAATACTTTATTCAACAAGGATTCAAAGATTACAGAGTTTTTTCTAATTATGGAGTCATATTGAATGATGCTGGCAATTTACAAGAAGCAGAATTGTCATACCGCAAAGCAATTGAACTCAAACCTGATTTCGCAGAGGCGTATTCCAATCTGGGAAATGTATTGAGAGATCTTGGTAATTTAGAAGATGCAGAATTGTCACAACGCAAAGCAATTGAACTAAAAACTGATTTCGCAGAGGCACATTACAATCTGGGAAATGTATTGAGAGACCTTGGCAATTTACAAGATGCAGAATTGTCACAACGCAAAGCAATTGAAATCAAACCTGATTACGCAGAAGCGCATTCCAATCTGGGAAATGTATTAAGAGATCTTGGCAATTTACAAGATGCAGAATTATCACAACGCAAAGCGATTGAAATCAAACCTGATTACGCAGAAGCTTATTCCAATCTGGGAAATGTATTAAGAGATCTTGGCAATTTACAAGGTGCAGAACAATTCACTCGCAAAGCAATTGAAATCAAACCTGATTTCGCCAATGCTTATTTAAATCTAGGAAGCATCTCGAAAGATCTTGGCAATTTAAAAGATGCAGAATTGTCATACCGCAAAGCAATTGAAATTAAAACTGATTTCGCAGAGGCGCATTCCAATCTCGGAAATGTATTGAGAGATCTTGGCAATTTAAAAGATGCAGAACAATTCACTCGCAAGGCAATTGAAATCAAACCTGATTACGCAGAAGCGCATTCCAATCTGGGAAATGTATTAAGAGATCTTGGCAATTTAAAAGATGCAGAACAATTCACTCGCAAAGCAATTGAAATCAAACCTGATTTCGCCAATGCTTATTTAAATCTAGGAAGCATCTCGAAAGATCTTGGCAATTTACAAGATGCAGAATTGTCATACCGCAAAGCAATTGAAATTAAAACTGATTTCGCAGAGGCGCATTACAATCTGGGAAATGTATTGAGAGATCTTGGCTATTTAAAAGATGCAGAATTGTCATACCGCAAAGCAATTGAAATCAAACCTGATTTCGCTAATGCTTATTTAAATCTAGGAAGCATATTGAAAGATCTTGGCTATTTACAAGATGCAGAACAACTCACTCGCAAAGCAATTGAAATCAAACCTGATTTCGCAGAGGCGTATTCCAATCTGGGAAATGTATTAAGAGATCTAGGTAAATCAAATGAAGCAGTTAAATTACAACGAGAAGCGATTCAACTTAAACCGGATTTTGCGGAGGCATTTTCCAACCTGGGATCAGTATTACTAGATCTTGGTAAATTAAATGAAGCAGAATTATCAACACTCAAAGCTATTCAACTTAAACCGGATTTTGCAGAGGCATATTACAATCTTGGACTTATATTGAAAGATCTTAGCAATTTTGATAATGCTATAACTCACTTCAAAGAAGCGCTGAAATTGAACAATAAATTATCAATGGCGAAAGCCAGTCTAATCGAAACCAAAGGCATTATTTGTGATTGGAGTGATCAAGATATACAAACTAATTGGATAAAGAATCTAGGCATTGAAGGATCTTCTGTATCACCGTATGCTTTACTTTATTTCGAAGATAATCCTTTAAATCATCTAGAAAGATCAAAAAAATTTTTTAAAGAAAAGTATCCTCGACCAACCAAACATATTAAATCTTCGCAAAAAAATATAATTCATATTGGTTATTTCTCTGCTGATTTTCGTACTCATCCTGTAATGCAACTAATTGCTCCTATTCTTGAGCTACATGATAAATCTAGGTTTAAGATATATTTATACTCTTTTGTTCCAAAAGAAGATGAATATACTGAAAGGGCAAGAAAGTCTGGATGCATATTTAGAGACATAAGCAAGTTAAATAATATCGAAGCTGTATCTTTGGCAAGGGAGGATCAAATTGATATTGCTATAGATCTGATGGGGTATACCAAACATAATAGATTTTCTATATTTTCTTCAAGAGTCGCTCCTATTCAAATAAACTATTTGGGGCATCCTGCTTCTCTTGGATCTGATGTTGTTGATTACCTTATCGCAGATAAGATAATAATTCCAGATGATGATGAAAAATTCTATTCAGAGAAGATACTAAGAATGCCCAATTGTTGGCTATGCAACGATGATAAAATAAAAAAAGAAGATGAATCCATTTCTCGAAAAGATTTCAAGCTGCCTGAGAAAGGATTTATATTCACCTGCTTTAATAATAATATCAAAATTACAAAAAAAGAGTTTGATATTTGGATGAGATTACTAAAAGGAATAAAAGGAAGTGTACTTTGGTTGAAAAAGCCAAATAAATTTGCAATTGATAATTTGTATAGAGAAGCAGAGAAAAGAAGTGTAGATCCAAAACGATTAATCTTCGCAACTAAAGTTCCATTTGATTTGCATTTAGCAAGACTTTCTCTTGGAGATCTCGGACTTGATACTTTTAACTTTAATGGTCATAAAACAACTTCTGATGCGTTATGTGCAGGGTTGCCAACCTTAACTAAATCAGGGGAACACTTTGCAGCAAGAGTTTCATCTAGTCTATTAACTTCTATAGGCTTGCCAGAACTAATTACATATGATGAAAATCATTATGAAGAAACAGCCTTAAGGCTAGCTAGTAATCATAATGAGCTTTTCAAATTAAAATCTAAACTACAAAGACTAAAAAACAAATCCTCACTTTTTAATGCAAAATTATATACTAAAGATCTTGAAAATATTTATTTAAATCTGCTTCAAAAATAA